A stretch of Elephas maximus indicus isolate mEleMax1 chromosome 20, mEleMax1 primary haplotype, whole genome shotgun sequence DNA encodes these proteins:
- the LOC126063737 gene encoding olfactory receptor 10AG1-like: protein MKMLLKIVIKLIILNLPYPQMESKSKAEKSNTTTVTEFTLMGFSDIPNLQWILFGIFFVIYLIILLGNSIIILITRIDPTLQNPMYFFLANFSFLEICYVTATVPRMLRDIWTQKGNIYFLACATQMYFVLMFGGTECFLLTVMAYDRYVAICNPLNYSLVMNHKVCIQLVAGSWISGIPVEIGQICQIFSLTFCGSSKINHFFCDIPPILKLACGDTFVNEMAVYIVSVVFLMVPFLLIVASYGKIISSILKLSSARGRAKAFSTCSSHLTVVVLFYGTAAINYLQPTSNKPEGLRKLLSLFYTILTPMMNPIIYSLRNKDVMVALKKLLLNY from the coding sequence atgaaaatgctCTTAAAAATTGTGATTAAATTAATCATCTTGAATTTACCATATCCACAGATGGAAAGCAAATCAAAAGCAGAAAAATCAAATACTACTACAGTTACAGAGTTTACACTCATGGGGTTTTCTGATATACCCAATCTTCAGTGGATTCTCTTTGGGATATTTTTTGTCATATATCTGATAATTTTGTTGGGCAATAGCATCATAATACTGATAACAAGAATTGATCCTACTCTGCAGAatcccatgtatttttttcttgccaatttttccttcttggaaataTGTTATGTAACAGCCACTGTCCCAAGAATGCTCAGGGACATTTGGACCCAGAAAGGAAATATTTACTTTTTGGCCTGTGCTACGCAAATGTATTTTGTTCTTATGTTTGGAGGCACAGAGTGTTTCCTCCTGACAGTGATGgcatatgaccgctatgtggccatttgtaaccctctgAACTATTCTCTAGTAATGAACCACAAAGTCTGTATCCAGCTGGTGGCTGGCTCCTGGATCAGTGGAATTCCAGTCGAAATTGGACAAATATGTCAAATTTTCTCTTTGACCTTTTGTGGGTCTAGCAAAAttaatcatttcttctgtgacatcCCCCCAATACTAAAACTTGCTTGTGGGGACACATTTGTAAATGAGATGGCAGTCTATATAGTTTCTGTGGTGTTTTTAATGGTTCCATTTCTGTTGATCGTTGCCTCCTATGGCAAAATTATCTCCAGTATTCTGAAATTGTCCTCAGCCAGAGGGAGGgccaaagccttctccacctgctctTCTCATCTTACAGTTGTAGTCTTATTCTATGGAACAGCTGCTATCAATTATTTACAGCCCACATCAAATAAACCTGAAGGACTGAGGAAGctcctttctcttttctacacAATTTTGACACCAATGATGAATCCCATCATATATAgtctgaggaacaaagatgtcatGGTGGCACTGAAGAAATTACTACTTAATTACTAA